AACGCAAGGCGTTGCGCGCAGCCTGTGCAGAACTGGCTTCGATCAAATCTGCAATCGCCTCAGCTTGGGCGAGGTCGAGTTTATCGTTGAGGAAGGCGCGTTCACTGAACTCACCCGGACGAGCCAGCCGGCAGCCCAGTTCCAGGCAGCGCTTGAGCAACATATCCAGAACGATCGGGCCGCCGTGCCCCTGTAATTCCAGAACGTCTTCGCCGGTGAATGAGTTCGGTCCCGGGAAATACAGGGCCAGACCTTCGTCCAGCACTTGTCGGTCGTCGCTGAAAAAAGGGCCGTAATGGGCGTAACGCGGTTTCAGTGCGCGGCCGCTGATGGCTTGCGCCGCTACGCTTGCCAGAGGCCCGGAAATACGGACGATGCCCACACCGCCGCGACCTTGAGCGGTGGCGACAGCGGCAATGGTTTCACGCGGTGTGCTCATAAACCGGAATCCAGACAAAAGTGGCAGATAGCAAAACGCCCCACTAGGGGGCGTTTTGAGTGGTGTTATCCACAGTGCAAGTTACGCCTCGGCTTTTTTCGTCGCCGCTTCGATCTTACGCGTGATGTACCACTGTTGTGCAATCGACAGGCAGTTGTTCACCACCCAGTACAGCACCAGACCCGCCGGGAACCACAGGAAGAAGAAGGTGAAGATGATTGGCATCATTTTCATGACCTTCGCTTGCATCGGATCCGGAGGAGTCGGGTTCAACTGCTGCTGGATGAACATGGTCGCACCCATGATGATCGGCAGGATGAAGAACGGATCCTTGATCGACAGGTCAGTGATCCACAGCATGAATGGCGCCTGGCGCATTTCCACGCTTTCCAGCAGAACCCAGTACAGCGAGAGGAAAACCGGCATCTGCACGAGGATTGGCAAGCAGCCGCCCAGTGGATTGATCTTCTCTTTCTTGTACAGCTCCATCATGGCTTGCGACATTTTCTGCCGGTCATCGCCATGTTGCTCTTTCAGCGCAGCCAGTTTCGGCGCCACGGCACGCATGCGCGCCATCGACTTGTAGCTGGCAGCCGACAACGGGAAGAAAATTCCTTTGATCAGCATGGTCAGGAAGATGATCGACCAGCCCCAGTTACCGACAATGGCGTGGATGTGTTGCAGCAGCCAGAAAATCGGCTGGGCAATGAACCACAGAATGCCGTAGTCGACGGTCAGTTCCAGACCTGGGGACAACTCTTTCAGCACCGCCTGACTTTTCGGACCGGCGTACAGCACAGCACCGGTTTCAACCTTGGCGCCTGGAGCAGCGGTCAATGTCGGGCCGGTATAACCGATGATGTAGTTGCCTTTGCTGTCTTTACGGGTCTGGACGATATTGTTTTCGCCCTTCGCCGGAATCCACGCGGTCACAAAGTAGTGTTGCAGCCAGGCTACCCAGCCACCGGTGACGGTTTCTTTGAGCTGCGCCTTGTCCATGTCCTTCATGGACACTTTTTTGTACGGCTCCGAACTTGTCCACAGGGCAGCGCCCAGGTAAGTCGCAGTGCCAGTCGCCGTTGTGGACGAAGGGTCAGCGCTAGGATCGCGTTTCAGCTGGGCGAACATTGCGCCATTCCAGGGCTGAGCGCTCTGGTTATCCACAATGTAAGAGACAGCAACGTCATACAAGCCACGTTTAACAGTGAAACGCTTGATGTAATTGACGCCGTCCTTGCTGAATTTCAGGTCTACGACCAGTTGGTCCTGACCATCAGCCAGTTGATAAGTCTTCTTCTCCGAGGAGTAGATCGGACGACCGGCAGGATTTGCATCCGGGCCGTTGGTGCCGATCAGACCGCTTTGCGCCAGGTAAATACGTTCGCCGCCGTTATCGAACAGCTGGAACGGAACATCAGGACGATCCTGACGACGTGGATACAAAGGCAAGGTCAGTTGAGCAACATCGCCACCTTGTGGGTCGATCGCGAGATCGAGCACGTCGGTTTTGATCTGGATCAGATCCTTGCTGGCGGCTACCGGTGTTTCGGCAGGTGCGCTGGTATCGCTCGCGGCGCGCGGAATATCGTCACTGGCGGCAGTACTGGTGCCAGTGGCGGTGTCCGGCAAACCGGATGTAGTCGTATTGGAAGCAACATTCTGAGTCGGCAGGGCAGCCTGGCCATAGTCCTGGTTCCATTTAAGAACCATAACGTAGGACACGATTGCCAGGGCGACGATCAGGATCGTGCGTTTGATATCCATGATTACTCGGCCATCGAAGAAGAACGGGAGGTAGGGATAGGTGGAACCGGGTCATAACCAC
This window of the Pseudomonas fluorescens genome carries:
- the yidC gene encoding membrane protein insertase YidC gives rise to the protein MDIKRTILIVALAIVSYVMVLKWNQDYGQAALPTQNVASNTTTSGLPDTATGTSTAASDDIPRAASDTSAPAETPVAASKDLIQIKTDVLDLAIDPQGGDVAQLTLPLYPRRQDRPDVPFQLFDNGGERIYLAQSGLIGTNGPDANPAGRPIYSSEKKTYQLADGQDQLVVDLKFSKDGVNYIKRFTVKRGLYDVAVSYIVDNQSAQPWNGAMFAQLKRDPSADPSSTTATGTATYLGAALWTSSEPYKKVSMKDMDKAQLKETVTGGWVAWLQHYFVTAWIPAKGENNIVQTRKDSKGNYIIGYTGPTLTAAPGAKVETGAVLYAGPKSQAVLKELSPGLELTVDYGILWFIAQPIFWLLQHIHAIVGNWGWSIIFLTMLIKGIFFPLSAASYKSMARMRAVAPKLAALKEQHGDDRQKMSQAMMELYKKEKINPLGGCLPILVQMPVFLSLYWVLLESVEMRQAPFMLWITDLSIKDPFFILPIIMGATMFIQQQLNPTPPDPMQAKVMKMMPIIFTFFFLWFPAGLVLYWVVNNCLSIAQQWYITRKIEAATKKAEA